A window of the Hordeum vulgare subsp. vulgare chromosome 5H, MorexV3_pseudomolecules_assembly, whole genome shotgun sequence genome harbors these coding sequences:
- the LOC123397212 gene encoding blue copper protein 1a-like — protein sequence MASKQMLVTVVAAAALAVAFLPGLAVATEHMVGDEKGWSLNCNYTAWAETQQFAVGDTLVFKYNIGAHNVVEVAGPDFLTCTQSANAIIWNSGEDQVTLDKAGRRWFFCGVDQHCQNGMKLKITVFETAAPTPQPALSA from the exons ATGGCTTCCAAGCAGATGCTCGTAACCGTGGTCGCCGCGGCCGCCCTCGCCGTAGCCTTCCTCCCGGGGCTCGCCGTCGCCACGGAGCACATGGTCGGCGACGAAAAGGGCTGGAGCCTCAACTGCAACTACACggcctgggccgagacccagcagTTCGCGGTCGGCGACACGCTAG TGTTCAAGTACAACATCGGCGCCCACAATGTGGTGGAGGTCGCCGGGCCGGACTTCCTCACGTGCACCCAGTCGGCCAACGCCATCATCTGGAACTCCGGCGAGGACCAGGTCACGCTCGACAAGGCTGGACGCCGGTGGTTCTTCTGCGGCGTCGACCAGCACTGCCAGAACGGCATGAAGCTCAAGATCACCGTCTTTGAGACCGCGGCGCCGACTCCCCAGCCGGCCCTGTCCGCATAA
- the LOC123397213 gene encoding phosphatidylinositol/phosphatidylcholine transfer protein SFH13-like: protein MSVRRRSESTEGLFLFDERKDRRSDVENSEDERRRLSIGGSLKKKALNASSKLTHSLKKRGKRKVEHRASSFTIEDVRDEEEERAVFTFQQELLSKNLLCDKQNYYHMLLRLVFEGKEI from the exons ATGTCAG TGCGGCGACGGTCAGAGAGCACGGAGGGTCTGTTCTTATTCGACGAGCGAAAAGATCGGAGGTCAGACGTGGAGAACTCGGAGGATGAGAGGAGAAGGCTGTCCATCGGCGGGTCACTCAAGAAGAAAGCGCTAAATGCGTCAAGCAAGCTTACGCATTCGCTCAAGAAGCGGGGGAAGAGGAAGGTGGAGCATCGGGCTTCTTCCTTCACAATTGAAGATGTcagagacgaggaggaggaacgcGCCGTGTTCACATTTCAGCAAGAGCTTTTGAGCAAGAACTTGCTGTGTGACAAGCAAAATTACTATCACATGTTGCTGAGGTTG GTTTTTGAAGGCAAGGAAATTTGA